A window of the Candidatus Deferrimicrobiaceae bacterium genome harbors these coding sequences:
- a CDS encoding PAS domain S-box protein yields the protein MSPFPRSPLLTTLLSGIPAFVFTLRHKTFGLLFVTDGVTALTGFEARDLLAQPGLFVSRLLPEGREELERLCADLPEGACPMWEFRLRCADGRARWFRAHLTRSRGPLGDPESVSGIALSSEEERTARREATEGVSTLQTAGAPIFFSDFEGKIRLWNDASKLFFGWTRTEMVGSSLHRLFPAPPEVVDTMVRTVRNGGTVSQETRLCTKPGDEVDCRVTLSRVAGEGGVPAGMVVTVQGTGERKGLENKLQQVITRLRTIQRVNRVIASDWDIGKVHARIAEQMVKLIDFDRTSVAVFEEGKDPILIRAYSKGHTDFGTGIRFPLERSAPGWVLSHRMPRVDVDMETSPDPFAENEVLVREGMRSRLVIPLFAGERIVGTLNFNSRRKGAYSLSTVERLGSIPDQMAMAIGKYRMVTRLRASEEKYRLLFQMGPPANTAGRNGEFLDVNEGCLRLYGYTREEFLRLSVSDLAAFPGKDIHYETVLRTGKPRETEVVQKRKDGTYFLAWLNAFPISGDLVLGQITDITRRKDAEEALRREKDFSSRILEVANVLIVVLNREGRILLFNRKCEEVTGWRESEVLGRRLWDFLLPERVIAPIRESFSRLGEMDIFPFYENPWLLRDGGERNIRWNNTVTRNERGEVVWVIGTGTDITEQRLLEDQLRHIQKMDAVGTLAGGIAHDFNNIIQAIMGYTSLLKTRIGDAGAEEVDAIERAGLRASELTTQLLGFARGGKYEVRSVDLNQVVGKVVPMIRHTFDRSIEIRTELAGGLPAVEGDAGQLEQTVLNLCINARDAMPRGGILTLATHREKVSGEEGGAPEGTPRGEYVLLSLSDTGVGIPPENLPRIFEPFFTTKEAGKGSGMGLAMAYGIVKNHGGSLDVRSALGKGSTFRMLLPASAKEIPPPPPAVKEEPAPGGTETVLFVDDEESLRVLAVEMLGRLGYRVLTAGNGFEAVKIFRERQEEIAAVILDMIMPGMGGEETFLRLKEIDPAARVLLSSGYAVEGRPQTLLSAGAAGFLQKPYRVGTLAAALRRTIGGKEP from the coding sequence ATGAGCCCGTTTCCCCGCAGCCCTCTTTTGACCACTCTTCTGTCCGGCATCCCCGCATTCGTCTTTACCCTGCGGCACAAAACGTTCGGCCTGCTCTTCGTGACGGACGGCGTTACGGCCCTCACCGGGTTCGAGGCCCGGGACCTTCTGGCCCAGCCGGGGCTCTTTGTCTCCCGCCTGCTCCCCGAGGGAAGAGAGGAACTGGAACGCCTCTGCGCAGATCTCCCGGAAGGCGCATGTCCGATGTGGGAATTCCGCCTCCGGTGCGCCGACGGGCGGGCGCGGTGGTTCCGGGCGCACCTCACGAGATCGCGAGGCCCGCTCGGAGACCCGGAATCGGTCTCGGGAATCGCCCTCTCCTCCGAGGAGGAACGAACCGCCCGCAGGGAGGCGACCGAAGGGGTCTCCACCCTGCAGACCGCCGGGGCCCCGATCTTCTTCTCCGACTTCGAGGGGAAGATCCGCCTGTGGAACGACGCCTCCAAACTCTTCTTCGGCTGGACCCGGACCGAGATGGTCGGGTCCTCCCTCCACCGGCTCTTTCCCGCTCCCCCGGAAGTCGTCGACACCATGGTCCGCACGGTGCGCAACGGGGGAACGGTCTCCCAGGAAACCCGCCTGTGCACGAAGCCGGGGGATGAGGTCGACTGCCGGGTGACACTCTCCCGCGTGGCCGGGGAAGGGGGCGTCCCGGCGGGAATGGTCGTCACCGTCCAGGGGACGGGAGAAAGGAAGGGACTGGAGAACAAGCTCCAGCAGGTGATCACCCGGCTTCGGACGATCCAGCGGGTGAACCGGGTCATCGCGTCGGACTGGGACATCGGGAAGGTCCACGCGCGGATCGCGGAACAGATGGTGAAGCTGATCGATTTCGACCGGACTTCGGTGGCCGTCTTCGAAGAAGGGAAGGACCCCATCCTCATCCGCGCCTATTCGAAGGGACACACCGATTTCGGGACCGGAATCCGCTTCCCGCTCGAACGTTCGGCCCCCGGCTGGGTCCTCTCCCACCGCATGCCGCGGGTGGACGTCGACATGGAGACCTCCCCGGACCCGTTCGCGGAGAACGAGGTCCTCGTGAGGGAGGGAATGCGGTCCCGGCTCGTGATCCCCCTGTTCGCCGGGGAGAGGATCGTGGGGACGCTGAACTTCAACAGCCGCCGGAAGGGAGCCTACTCCCTCTCCACCGTGGAGCGGCTGGGGAGCATCCCGGACCAGATGGCGATGGCGATCGGCAAGTACCGGATGGTCACGCGCCTTCGCGCCTCCGAGGAGAAATACCGCCTCCTGTTCCAGATGGGCCCTCCCGCGAACACGGCGGGGAGGAACGGAGAGTTCCTCGACGTGAACGAGGGCTGCCTGCGGCTTTACGGGTATACTCGGGAAGAATTCCTTCGCCTCTCCGTTTCCGACCTCGCCGCCTTTCCGGGAAAGGACATCCATTATGAAACCGTCCTGCGCACCGGAAAGCCGCGGGAGACGGAAGTGGTGCAGAAACGGAAGGACGGCACGTATTTCCTGGCCTGGCTCAACGCCTTCCCGATCTCGGGGGACCTCGTATTGGGACAGATCACCGACATCACCCGGCGGAAGGACGCCGAGGAGGCTCTTCGCAGGGAAAAGGATTTCTCCTCCCGGATCCTCGAGGTCGCAAACGTCCTGATCGTGGTGCTCAACCGGGAGGGAAGGATCCTTCTCTTCAACCGGAAGTGCGAGGAGGTGACCGGGTGGCGGGAAAGCGAGGTCCTGGGAAGACGGCTGTGGGACTTCCTCCTGCCCGAGCGGGTCATCGCCCCGATCCGGGAGTCGTTCTCCCGGCTGGGCGAGATGGACATTTTCCCCTTCTATGAAAACCCCTGGCTCCTGCGGGACGGCGGGGAGCGGAACATCCGCTGGAACAACACGGTCACGAGGAACGAGCGGGGCGAGGTGGTCTGGGTGATCGGGACCGGGACCGACATCACCGAGCAGAGGCTTCTCGAGGATCAGCTGCGTCACATCCAGAAGATGGACGCCGTGGGGACCCTCGCGGGAGGGATCGCCCACGACTTCAACAACATCATCCAGGCGATCATGGGGTACACCTCCCTGCTCAAGACAAGGATCGGGGATGCGGGGGCGGAAGAAGTCGACGCCATCGAACGGGCCGGCCTGCGCGCGTCCGAGCTCACCACCCAACTCCTCGGATTCGCGCGGGGAGGCAAGTACGAGGTGAGGTCGGTCGACCTCAACCAGGTCGTGGGGAAGGTCGTTCCCATGATCCGCCACACCTTCGACCGGTCGATCGAGATCCGGACGGAGCTGGCCGGCGGCCTGCCGGCCGTCGAGGGGGACGCCGGCCAGCTGGAGCAGACGGTCCTGAACCTGTGCATCAACGCCCGCGATGCCATGCCCCGCGGCGGAATCCTCACGCTCGCGACGCACCGGGAGAAGGTTTCGGGGGAGGAGGGGGGAGCCCCCGAGGGGACGCCCCGCGGGGAGTACGTCCTGCTCTCCCTCTCCGACACCGGCGTCGGGATCCCTCCCGAAAACCTCCCGCGCATCTTCGAGCCGTTCTTTACCACGAAGGAGGCGGGAAAGGGGAGCGGAATGGGACTGGCGATGGCGTACGGCATCGTGAAAAACCACGGAGGGTCCCTGGACGTCCGGAGCGCCTTGGGGAAGGGGTCGACGTTCCGGATGCTGCTTCCCGCCTCGGCGAAGGAGATCCCGCCCCCGCCTCCCGCCGTCAAGGAGGAGCCGGCGCCCGGGGGCACGGAGACGGTCCTTTTCGTCGACGACGAGGAGTCGCTGCGCGTGCTGGCGGTGGAGATGCTCGGCAGGCTCGGCTACCGGGTCCTCACGGCCGGGAACGGCTTCGAGGCGGTGAAGATCTTCCGGGAGAGGCAGGAGGAGATCGCGGCGGTCATCCTCGACATGATCATGCCCGGGATGGGAGGGGAGGAGACGTTCCTCCGGCTGAAGGAGATCGATCCGGCCGCCCGGGTCCTGCTCTCCTCGGGATACGCCGTCGAGGGCAGGCCGCAGACCCTTCTCTCGGCCGGGGCCGCGGGGTTCCTGCAGAAGCCGTACCGGGTCGGGACCCTGGCGGCGGCCTTGCGCAGGACCATCGGGGGGAAAGAGCCGTAA